In Motacilla alba alba isolate MOTALB_02 chromosome 21, Motacilla_alba_V1.0_pri, whole genome shotgun sequence, the following are encoded in one genomic region:
- the PRDM2 gene encoding PR domain zinc finger protein 2 isoform X3, translating into MRDSKEGHKEEDETPSVSAVLSLEQTAVIQEMVNQDVLPKLMIPSPTNETQVVTEDKQGEAINCASDDLDDDEEEDEEEEDEEELEDTNMPKENAEMPLICEEKLDSMEEQKSTSEESPESSPKKKLVVKIPKAEGESNGDVQETFMFPCQHCERKFTTKQGLERHMHIHISTLSHAFKCRYCGKAFGTQINRRRHERRHEAGPRRKPFLTLTSSQHLDNVADNQVIVDDGLKDDLNVSSLVQDSVVLDSEKVPQEMSNSAFAEENKEPKELHPCKYCKKVFGTHTNMRRHQRRVHERHLIPKGVRRKGFFPEEPPLPTEPAPAVQSVYIASTEIEEEGEGDDVYLMDISSNISENLNYYIDGKIQSNSSTSNCDVIQMESNSADLYGLNCIISPVTVEISTNLKVTQTHVNEPPKEPSSSGSSESKKRRTASPPLVPKIKTEIDPEPITPTSSLNLPLSISTESLQFHKEKGVYLSSKLKQLLQTQDNKKITPSSEIPKIGPSVTSSSVLPPVSSRFKRRTSSPPSSPQHSPVLRDFVKSGEGKTVWNDNIRSSKMPKLESHSNSPAWSLTGREDKETLSPHCFEEYKISKDWTAAPTFGNVCNQQPLDLSSGMKQRSDVKSKTQVPWESVLDLSVHKKPCSDAEIRECKENSTHPTCSGVKKKKPTTCMLQKVLLNEYNGTAAALESAPGTAGAASPSKALEPPAEPDADPALSAPSSSDTQPLSSSASPVPPAPAAPAVCQLPPLLTPTNPPSPPPCLPVLTVATSPPPLLPTMPLPIPDVSASATNTSSCPSPLSNTTTQSPLPVLSPTVSPSPSPVPSVEPLISAASPGPPTLSSSSSSSSSSSFSSSSSSSSPSPPPLSVVSSVVSSADNLESSLPIIKQEEAESEQQKAREEPHTSSESGVVQETFNKSFVCNVCESPFLSIKDLTKHLSIHAEEWPFKCEFCVQLFRHKTDLSEHRFLLHGVGNIFVCSVCKKEFAFLCNLQQHQRDLHPDKECTHHEFESGTLRPQNFTDPSKANAEHMQNLAEDCLEPSKEEEDEDLNDSSEELYTTIKIMASGVKSKDPDVRMGLNQHYPSFKPPPFQYHHRNPMGIGVTATNFTTHNIPQTFTTAIRCTKCGKSVDNMPELHKHILACASASDKKRYTPKKNPVPLKQTVQPKNGMVVIAGPGKNAFRRMGQPKRLNFNVEISKMSSNKLKISALKKKNQLVQKAILQKKKSAQQKAELKNNPSETDSHICPYCNREFTYIGSLNKHASYSCPKKPISPSSKKNSSKKSAASSPANSDKGSNQRRRTADAEIKMQSTQPHLGKTRARTSGPAQLQLPSASFKSKQNVKFVPSMRSKKPNSSSSLRNSSPVRVSKMSHVDGKKTKVVSKNNSSGISSKASRKLHVRIQRNNKAVLPSKSAVASKKKADRFSVKSRERIGGPITRSLQQAANAEAAENKRDESSTKQELKDFRLRVASRCPSSSSHNPSSRQCKKSSSTSSHFFKE; encoded by the exons ATGAGGGATTCTAAAGAAG GTCATAAAGAGGAAGATGAAACAccttctgtttctgctgtgctgtctctgGAACAAACAGCTGTGATTCAGGAAATGGTAAATCAAGATGTACTTCCAAAGCTGATGATCCCCAGTCCGACCAACGAAACACAAGTGGTAACTGAAGACAAACAAGGAGAAGCAATAAACTGTGCATCAGATGATTTAGATGAtgatgaagaggaggatgaagaagaggaagatgaagaggagCTGGAAGATACCAATATGCctaaagaaaatgctgaaatgccTTTGATATGTGAAGAAAAGTTGGACTCCATGGAAGAACAAAAGAGTACGTCAGAGGAATCTCCAGAAAGCTCTCCAAAGAAAAAACTCGTGGTGAAAATTCCAAAAGCAGAGGGGGAATCCAACGGCGATGTTCAGGAAACATTCATGTTTCCTTGCCAGCACTGTGAGAGGAAGTTCACAACAAAGCAAGGGCTCGAGCGCCACATGCACATCCACATATCCACCCTGAGCCACGCGTTCAAGTGCCGGTACTGCGGGAAAGCCTTTGGCACGCAAATCAACAGGCGGAGGCACGAGCGACGCCACGAGGCCGGGCCCAGAAGGAAACCATTCCTGACGCTGACGTCCTCACAACACTTGGATAATGTTGCTGATAACCAAGTGATTGTGGATGATGGTCTTAAAGATGACTTGAATGTTTCCAGTCTCGTGCAAGACTCTGTTGTCTTGGATTCTGAGAAAGTTCCCCAGGAAATGTCAAACTCGGCGTTCGCTGAGGAAAATAAGGAGCCCAAAGAATTGCATCCATGCAAATACTGCAAGAAGGTTTTTGGCACTCACACCAACATGCGGAGGCATCAGCGTAGGGTTCACGAGCGTCATCTTATTCCCAAAGGTGTCAGAAGAAAAGGGTTCTTTCCTGAAGAGCCACCTCTCCCAacagagccagccccagcagtcCAGAGTGTGTACATAGCGAGCACAGAAATAGAAGAGGAAGGTGAAGGAGATGATGTCTATCTTATGGATATATCCAGCAATATCTCTGAGAATTTAAATTACTACATTGATGGTAAAATTCAGTCCAACAGCAGCACTAGCAATTGTGATGTGATTCAGATGGAGTCCAACTCTGCAGACTTGTATGGATTGAATTGTATAATCAGTCCAGTCACAGTGGAAATTTCCACAAATTTAAAGGTTACACAAACACATGTGAATGAACCTCCTAAGGAGCCCTCTAGCAGTGGGAGCAGTGAATCCAAAAAGAGAAGAACTGCCAGCCCTCCTCTtgtaccaaaaataaaaactgaaatagaCCCAGAACCTATAACTCCTACTAGTTCTTTAAATCTTCCTCTTAGCATTTCAACAGAAAGCTTACagtttcataaagaaaaagggGTTTATTTGTCATCAAAACTAAAGCAGCTTCTTCAGACACAGGACAATAAGAAGATAACTCCATCAAGTGAAATCCCTAAAATAGGACCTTCTGTTACATCATCATCTGTTTTGCCTCCAGTATCCAGCAGATTTAAAAGAAGGAccagctctcctcccagctctccacAGCACAGTCCAGTGCTTCGAGACTTTGTCAAATCAGGTGAGGGAAAAACCGTGTGGAATGATAATATTCGGAGTTCAAAAATGCCAAAGTTAGAAAGCCACAGCAACTCACCTGCTTGGAGCTTGACTGGAAGGGAGGACAAAGAGACTTTGAGCCCTCATTGCTttgaagaatataaaatatcaaAAGACTGGACAGCAGCTCCAACTTTTGGCAATGTGTGCAACCAGCAGCCCCTGGATTTATCCAGTGGTATGAAACAAAGGTCTGACGTCAAAAGCAAGACTCAGGTTCCCTGGGAATCTGTTTTAGATCTAAGCGTGCATAAGAAGCCTTGCAGCGATGCTGAAATTAGGGAATGCAAAGAAAATTCCACACACCCAACGTGTAGTGGTGTTAAGAAGAAGAAACCCACCACTTGCATGCTGCAGAAGGTTCTGCTCAACGAGTACAACGGGACGGCCGCGGCCCTGGAGAGCGCGCCGGGCACGGCCGGCGCCGCCAGCCCCAGCAAGGCCCTGGAGCCTCCGGCCGAGCCCGACGCGGATCCTGCTCTCTCGGCGCCATCTTCCAGTGACACTCagcccctcagctcctctgcttcccctgtGCCACCGGCGCCCGCTGCacctgctgtgtgccagctgccTCCGTTGCTAACGCCCACCAaccccccctccccgccgccctgccTGCCCGTGTTAACCGTGGCCACGTCCCCTCCCCCCCTGCTCCCAACCATGCCCTTGCCCATTCCAGATGTCTCTGCCAGTGCCACTAACACTTCCTCCTGTCCCTCGCCACTCTCCAACACTACTACCCAATCCCCCCTACCTGTTCTTTCACCTACAgtttctccttctccatccccTGTCCCTTCTGTTGAACCtcttatttctgctgcttcacCTGGCCCCCCTACACTgtcttcctcatcttcctcctcttcttcctcctctttctcatcctcttcttcctcatcaTCTCCATCTCCACCTCCTCTTTCTGTAGTTTCTTCTGTTGTTTCCTCTGCTGATAACCTTGAAAGTTCTCTCCCAATAATAAAACAGGAAGAAGCTGAAAGCGAGCAGCAGAAAGCGAGAGAAGAGCCTCATACTTCAAGTGAATCAGGAGTAGTGCAGGAAACCTTCAACAAGAGCTTTGTGTGCAATGTCTGCGAatcaccttttctttccattaaagACCTAACGAAGCATTTATCCATTCATGCTGAAGAATGGCCCTTCAAATGTGAATTCTGTGTACAGCTTTTTAGGCATAAAACGGACTTGTCAGAACATCGCTTTCTGCTTCATGGAGTAGGGAATATCTTCGTTTGTTCAGTGTGTAAAAAGGAATTTGCTTTTTTGTGCAATTTGCAACAGCATCAACGGGATCTCCATCCAGACAAAGAGTGCACACATCATGAGTTTGAAAGTGGGACTTTGAGACCCCAGAATTTTACTGACCCCAGTAAGGCGAACGCAGAGCACATGCAGAACCTGGCAGAAGATTGTTTGGAACCTtcaaaagaggaggaagatgaagatCTAAATGATTCTTCTGAAGAGCTTTATACTACTATAAAAATAATGGCTTCTGGAGTGAAATCTAAAGATCCAGATGTCCGTATGGGCCTCAATCAGCACTACCCAAGCTTTAAACCACCTCCGTTCCAGTATCACCATCGTAATCCTATGGGTATTGGAGTTACTGCAACAAACTTCACAACCCATAATATCCCACAGACTTTTACTACTGCCATTCGATGCACAAAATGTGGAAAAAGTGTCGATAACATGCCCGAGTTACACAAACACATACTGGCCTGTGCATCTGCTAGTGATAAAAAGAGATACACacctaaaaaaaatccagttccCCTCAAACAGACAGTGCAGCCTAAGAATGGCATGGTGGTCATTGCTGGGCCTGGGAAGAACGCCTTCAGACGAATGGGGCAGCCTAAAAGACTCAATTTCAATGTGGAGATTAGCAAAATGTCCTCcaataaactaaaaataagtgcattgaaaaagaaaaaccagctTGTACAGAAAGCTAtcctgcaaaaaaagaaatctgcccagcagaaggcagaactgaaaaataaccCATCTGAGACGGACTCTCACATCTGCCCCTACTGTAACAGAGAGTTCACTTACATCGGGAGTTTGAACAAACACGCATCGTACAGCTGCCCCAAAAAACccatctctccctcctccaAAAAGAATTCTTCCAAAAAAAGCGCAGCTTCCTCACCTGCAAACAGTGACAAAGGCAGCAACCAGCGCAGGCGAACGGCGGATGCAGAAATCAAAATGCAGAGCACTCAGCCTCATCTGGGCAAGACGAGAGCACGGACCTCAGGACCcgcacagctccagctcccctctgcctccttcaaatccaaacaaaacGTTAAATTTGTACCTTCCATGCGATCTAAAAAGCCAAATTCATCTTCATCCTTGAGGAACTCTAGTCCTGTAAGAGTGTCTAAAATGTCCCATGTTGATGGGAAAAAAACTAAGGTGGTTTCCAAGAACAATTCCTCTGGAATCTCCAGCAAAGCGTCGCGGAAATTGCACGTCAGAATACAAAGGAATAATAAAGCTGTTTTGCCAAGTAAATCTGCTGTGGCGAGTAAGAAAAAGGCAGACAGGTTCAGTGTAAAATCTAGAGAGAGGATTGGAGGACCAATCACACGGagtctgcagcaggcagcaaatgcagaagcagcagaaaacaaaagagatgaAAGCAGTACAAAGCAAGAACTGAAAGATTTCAG